The Acetomicrobium flavidum genome window below encodes:
- the dnaG gene encoding DNA primase — translation MQIDEIKRSINILDVIGDYVELHRAGKGYKALCPFHVEKTPSFYVMPDRQFYHCFGCGKGGDVISFVMDMEGLKFTEAVELLAKRAGIVIKSAPERGGHKSLTDVMEKALSIYRDCLEGASGEIARRYLIKRDLPKEWWSHFEIGWAPPAWDYLWRALSKAGIPAKAVIECGLVVEGSRGLYDRFRGRVIFPVRDVTGRLVGFGGRSLSGEGAKYINTPEGPLFHKGSCLYLLNLAKDAIRERGRAILVEGYMDAIRLHMAGFREAVASLGTALTEEQGKLLKRFTNSCYVCYDADSAGREASIRGMYILQALGLQVNIVSLPPDRDPDEFLQEKGGKAFEELLKKSLPLPLYHIKIREDLLNDLNLRKKVVEELIEGLSRIDLPDLAPFIPQIAAKLGMPRHALEDELLSARANVAKTRGEKKGKRGNPSVYINAEEQKKRMIDAEEAALFSLLWNDLTKRYNLNPEDVFPLISDDRLKTLIAALLNGEQPEELEERWLKSGDRFPLEALALGNAFCQQFDDRTEIWDVIVNALKVKAMKSRYNALYSKMLRGEATRDEIEEVQKIASVLKGGKMGI, via the coding sequence GTGCAGATAGATGAAATAAAAAGAAGCATCAATATATTGGATGTGATAGGAGATTACGTCGAACTGCACAGGGCAGGCAAGGGGTATAAGGCGCTATGTCCTTTTCACGTCGAAAAGACGCCGTCTTTTTACGTCATGCCGGACCGACAGTTCTATCATTGCTTTGGCTGTGGCAAGGGTGGAGACGTTATATCCTTTGTCATGGACATGGAGGGGCTTAAGTTTACCGAGGCCGTCGAGTTGCTCGCCAAAAGAGCCGGGATAGTGATTAAAAGCGCTCCCGAAAGGGGCGGCCATAAAAGCTTGACCGACGTCATGGAAAAAGCCCTTTCGATATATCGCGATTGTCTTGAGGGGGCTTCGGGAGAGATTGCCAGGCGATATTTGATTAAAAGGGATTTGCCCAAGGAATGGTGGTCCCATTTCGAGATCGGATGGGCTCCCCCTGCATGGGATTATCTATGGCGTGCACTTTCAAAGGCGGGCATACCTGCTAAGGCTGTCATCGAATGCGGGTTGGTCGTTGAGGGGTCGCGCGGGCTTTATGACAGGTTCAGGGGTAGGGTAATATTTCCCGTGAGAGACGTAACCGGGCGCCTCGTAGGCTTCGGTGGGCGCTCTTTGTCCGGCGAAGGGGCAAAGTATATAAACACTCCCGAAGGCCCGCTTTTTCATAAGGGTTCTTGTCTTTATTTGCTGAATTTGGCCAAAGACGCCATCCGCGAAAGGGGGCGTGCAATTCTGGTAGAGGGCTATATGGATGCCATAAGGTTGCATATGGCTGGCTTTCGGGAGGCTGTTGCATCCCTTGGAACTGCTTTGACTGAGGAGCAGGGAAAGCTTTTAAAGCGCTTTACTAACAGTTGTTATGTATGCTACGACGCCGACAGTGCAGGCCGCGAGGCCTCGATAAGGGGGATGTATATACTGCAGGCCTTGGGATTGCAGGTGAACATAGTCTCACTGCCGCCCGACAGGGACCCCGACGAATTTTTACAGGAGAAAGGCGGCAAGGCCTTTGAGGAACTTTTGAAGAAAAGCCTTCCTCTGCCTTTATATCATATTAAAATAAGAGAGGACTTATTGAACGATCTCAACCTCAGAAAAAAAGTGGTCGAAGAGCTGATTGAAGGTTTATCGAGGATAGATCTTCCCGATCTTGCGCCATTCATCCCTCAGATTGCCGCTAAGCTTGGAATGCCCAGGCACGCTCTCGAGGATGAGCTGTTAAGCGCTAGGGCCAATGTCGCAAAGACAAGGGGTGAAAAAAAAGGGAAACGTGGTAATCCGAGCGTATATATAAATGCAGAGGAGCAAAAAAAGCGCATGATCGATGCTGAGGAAGCTGCATTGTTCTCGTTGCTGTGGAACGATTTAACGAAAAGATACAACTTAAATCCTGAAGATGTATTTCCTCTAATTAGCGACGATCGCTTGAAGACCTTGATAGCAGCGCTCTTAAACGGCGAACAGCCCGAAGAGTTGGAGGAACGATGGTTGAAGTCGGGCGACAGGTTTCCGCTCGAAGCGCTGGCATTGGGCAATGCCTTTTGCCAGCAATTTGACGATAGAACAGAGATTTGGGATGTCATTGTCAATGCGTTGAAGGTAAAGGCCATGAAGTCGAGGTATAATGCTCTTTATTCCAAGATGTTGAGGGGGGAGGCAACTCGCGATGAGATCGAGGAGGTTCAAAAGATTGCTTCCGTCTTGAAGGGGGGAAAGATGGGTATATGA